A stretch of DNA from Streptomyces rubradiris:
ACCAGGGCGTCGTCCGGGGCTGTGGGGTGGGCCGTTGGCTGCTCGGCTCGCGTCATGCGTTCAGCCTATCCGCAGCCGCTGACACCACACCTCGCGTGTCCGGACGCACGTCCGCCCCGGCGCCGTGCGGGCGCCGGGGCGGGCGTACGTTTCGCGAAGCCGGACGCGAAGCGCGACACGGCAGGCAAGGCCGAGTGCACGGCGACGGAATGCCGTGAGCGGACACCCCTGCGAAAGAGACGCCCGCTCACCCGCGAGGAAGGCCTCAGCCGGCCCCCGCCCCGGCTCCGTCGTCAGTCCTCCGCCCCGGAACCCGACGCCTTGGCAGCCGTGGTCTTCTTCGCGGTCGTCTTCTTGGCGGTCGTCTTCTTCGCGGCGGCCGTCGTCTTCTTGGCGGTCGTCTTCTTGGCCGCGGTCTTCTTCGCCGGAGCGGTCTTCTTGGCCGTCGCCTTCTTCGCGGTCTTCTTGGCCGGTCCCTTCGCCCTCTTCTCGGCGAGCAGCTCGAAACCACGCTCAGGAGTGATCGTCTCGACGCTGTCGCCGGAGCGCAGGGTCGCGTTCGTCTCGCCGTCGGTGACGTACGGACCGAAGCGGCCGTCCTTGACCACGACCGGCTTCCCGGAGACCGGGTCCTCCCCCAGCTCCTTCAGCGGCGGCTTGGCCGCGGCCCGCCCCCGCTGCTTCGGCTGGGCGTAGATCGCCTGGGCCTCTTCCAGCGTGATCGTGAAGATCTGGTCCTCGGACTGCAGTGAACGCGAGTCCGTGCCCTTCTTCAGGTACGGGCCGTAGCGGCCGTTCTGCGCGGTGATCTCCACGCCGTCGGCGTCCGTGCCGACGACACGCGGCAGCGACATCAGCTTCAGCGCGTCCTCGAGCGTCACCGTGTCGAGCGACATGGACTTGAACAGCGAGGCCGTCCGCGGCTTGACCGCGTTCTTGCCGGTCTTCGGGGTGCCTTCGGGCAGCACCTCCGTGACGTACGGGCCGTAGCGGCCGGCCTTGGCGACGATCTGGTGGCCCGTCTCGGGGTCGGTGCCCAGCTCGAAGTCGCCGCTCGGCTTGGCCAGCAGTTCCTCGGCCAGCTCGACGGTCAGCTCGTCCGGCGCCAGGTCGTCCGGGATGTCGGCGCGCTGGTGCTCCTCGGTGTCCTTCTCGCCGCGCTCGATGTACGGGCCGTAGCGGCCGACACGGAGCACGATGCCGTTGCCCACCGGGAACGAGGAGACCTCGCGGGCGTCGATCGCGCCCAGGTCGGTCACCAGCTCCTTGAGGCCGCCGAGGTGGTCGCCGTCGCCGTTGCCCGCCTCGGCCGCGCTGCCGACGCCCCGGCCCTCGCCGAAGTAGAAGCGCTTCAGCCACGGCACGGCCTGCGCCTCGCCCGCGGCGATCCGGTCGAGGTCGTCCTCCATCTTGGCGGTGAAGTCGTAGTCGACGAGCCGCCCGAAGTGCTTCTCCAGCAGGTTGACCACGGCGAAGGACAGGAAGGACGGCACCAGGGCGGTGCCCTTCTTGAAGACGTAGCCGCGGTCCAGGATCGTGCCGATGATCGACGCGTACGTGGACGGGCGGCCGATCTCGCGCTCTTCCAGCTCCTTGACCAGGCTGGCCTCGGTGTAGCGGGCCGGGGGCTTGGTGGCGTGGCCGTCGGCCGTGATCCGCTCGGCGGACAGCGCGTCGCCCTCGGCGACCTGCGGCAGCCGGCGCTCGCGGTCGTCGAGCTCGGCGTTCGGGTCGTCGGCGCCCTCGACGTAGGCCTTCAGGAAGCCGTGGAAGGTGATCGTCTTGCCGGACGCGCTGAACTCGACGTCCCGGCCGTCGGCGGACGTGCCGCCGATCTTCACCGTGACGCTGTCGCCGGTCGCGTCCTTCATCTGGGAGGCGACGGTCCGCTTCCAGATCAGTTCGTAGAGCCTGAACTGGTCGCCGGTCAGACCGGTCTCCGCGGGCGTGCGGAAACGATCACCCGACGGACGGATGGCCTCGTGGGCCTCCTGCGCGTTCTTGACCTTGGCGGCGTACGTGCGGGGCTGCGGCGGCAGGTAGTCGGCGCCGTACAGCTGCGTGACCTGGGCGCGGGCCGCGGAGATCGCGGTGTCGCTCAGGGTCGTGGAGTCCGTACGCATGTACGTGATGTAGCCGTTCTCGTACAGCTTCTGCGCGATCTGCATCGTCGCCTTGGCGCCGAAGCCGAGCTTGCGGCTCGCCTCCTGCTGGAGCGTCGTCGTGCGGAACGGCGCGTACGGCGAGCGGCGGTACGGCTTGGACTCGACGGAGCGCACGGAGAAGCGGGTGTTCTCCAGGGCGGCGGCGAGGCCACGGGCGGTCGCCTCGTCGAGGTGGAGAGTGCCCGCGCTCTTGAGCTGTCCCACGGAGTCGAAGTCGCGGCCCTGCGCGACCCGCCTGCCGTCGACGGTCTGGAGGCGCGCGACCAGCGACGACGGGTCCGACGGGTCTCCGGCGCGGCCGGTGGCGAAGGTGCCCGTCAGGTCCCAGTACTCGGCGGAGCGGAAGGCGATGCGCTCGCGTTCCCGCTCCACGACGAGCCGCGTGGCGACGGACTGCACGCGGCCGGCCGACAGCCGGGGCATGACCTTCTTCCACAGCACCGGGGAGACCTCGTAGCCGTAGAGGCGATCGAGGATGCGGCGGGTCTCCTGGGCGTCGACCAGCTTCTGGTTGAGCTGGCGCGGGTTGGCGACGGCCGCGCGGATCGCGTCCTTGGTGATCTCGTGGAACACCATCCGCTTGACCGGGATCTTCGGCTTCAGGACCTCCTGGAGGTGCCAGGCGATCGCCTCGCCCTCCCGGTCCTCATCGGTGGCGAGGAACAGCTCGTCGGAGTCCTTCAGCAGGTCCTTGAGCTTCTTTACCTGGGCCTTCTTGTCCGCGTTGACGACATAGATCGGCTGGAAGTCGTGTTCTACGTCCACACCGAGGCGGCGGACCTCGCCGGTGTACTTCTCGGGCACCTCGGCGGCACCGTTGGGAAGGTCGCGGATGTGCCCGACGCTCGCCTCGACGGTGTAACCGGGGCCGAGGTAGCCCTTGATCGTCTTCGCCTTGGCAGGCGACTCGACGATGACGAGTCGGCGACCGCCGTGTGCGGTCTCGCTGGTCGGGGACAACTTCGCTCTTCTCTCCGGTCGACGCTGGGGCCTCCCCAGGCCTTGGTCCCGGGGTCGCGGCGTACTGCTGGCTCGTGTGACGCTGCGGAGTGTGACGCTACATCCCGCCCCCGTGTCAAACGGGAAAAGCCCACAACGGCCACTCGAACGGTAACCCGACTACCGCCATTCCTGCCGCCCGGACCACCCGGCCGCCTCCGCACCCCTGTCCGGAGCGTAACGCTCCTCTTACCCGCCGGAGCCGCGTTCCACGGCCTCAGAGCCGGGTCAGGCAGTACCCGCCGAGGGCCAGGGCGACGGTTCCGGCCATGGCCGCGAGGGCGGAGGATGCGATCCGGTTCACACCGAGGCCCACCGGTTCCCCGCGCCGCAGCCGCGCCCAGGTCCACGCCAGCAGACCGGCCCCGAACAGGGCGAACACCGCTCCCGCGAAGATCGTCGGCCCACTCTCCATCGCCCGCCCACCCCTTTCCCGCCGCCGGTTCCGCCCGGCGCGGGGAGAGTGGCACGCACGGGAGACGGGCGGGCGACATCAGGGTGAACGGAAGATCGACGCATAATCAAACATACGAGCGAGGGGACACTCTCCGGATTCCTCGGCCATATTTTTCCGGCCGTTTTACGAAGAGCGGCGCGCCCCGGCGCCTCCGGGACCCTTTCCGGGCCCCGGCTCGCGGTGTACGACCGGTGCGCGCGGCCGCTCAGTGCGCCGCCGGCTCCAGGAAGCCCTGCTCCACCAGCAGCCGGATCTGGGCGGGGGTGCGGTCGCGGAGCAGTACCGCGTCCTCGCCGACGAGCTGGGCGATGGCGTCCAGGATGCGGCCCGCGCTCAGCGTGCCGTCGCACACGCCCGCGAACCCGGCGCCGACCGTGTCCACCTTCGTCGCCCGCCGCATCCCGCGGTGCTGGCGCAGCACGACATGCTCGGGGTCCTCGGCGCCGGGCAGCCCGACCTGCTCCTGGACCACTTCGGGGGCGAGCTTGAAACGGCTGTCCAGCAGCGCCGCGTCATCGTGGTCCCGGAGGTAGTCGAGCCGGTCGAAGTGCGCCCGGATCGTCTCGCCGAGCGGCTGCTCGACCGGGTGCGGCCACTCCTCCACGGTGACGACGGGCTCGGCGGAGCCGGTCTTGCGCAGGGTGATCCAGCCGAAGCCGACCGCCCTGACCTTGCGCGCTTCGAACTCGTCGAGCCAGGCGTCGTAGCGCGCCTGGTACTCCGCCGGGTCGCCGCGGTGGTCACCGGCGTCCCGCAGCCACAGCTCGGCGTACTGTGTGACGTCCTGCACCTCGCGCTGCACGATCCAGGCGTCGCAGCCGCGCGGCACCCACGACCTGAGCCTGTCCTGCCAGTCCTCCCCCGCCACGTGCTGCCAGTTCGCGAGGAACTGCGCGAACCCGCCCTCGGCCAGCCGTTCCCCCGCCTGCCGAACGAGCGAGCGGCACAGATCGTCCCCGCCCATGCCGCCGTCCCGGTACGTCAGCCGGGCGCCCGGGGAGATCACGAACGGCGGGTTGGAGACGATCAGGTCGAACGTCTCGTCGTCGCGGACCGGCTCGAAGAGCGAGCCCTCGCGCAGCTCGGCGGCGGGCGCCCCGGACAGCGCCAGCGTGAGCGCCGTGATGTGCAGCGCGCGCGGGTTGAGGTCGGTCGCCGTCACGCGCGTGGCGTGCTGGGCGGCGTGCAGCGCCTGGATGCCGGAGCCGGTGCCGAGGTCCAGGGCGGAGGCGACGGGGGTGCGCACGGTGATGCCGGCGAGGGTGGTGGAGGCGCCGCCGACGCCCAGCACGACGCCCTCCTCGTGCTGCCCGATGCCGCCGGCCCCGCCGACCGCGCAGCCGAGGTCGGAGACGATGAACCAGTCCTCGCCGCCGGGACCGCCGTAGGGCCGCACGTCCACGGTCGCGGCCACCTCGTCGCCGCCCACGCGTCGCAGCCAGCCGGCCTCCAGCGCCTCCTGGACGGGCAGCACGGCCGCCACGCGCGCGTGCGGCACCGGCTGCTGGAGCAGGAACAGCCGTACGAGCGTCTCCAGCGGCGTGTCGCCGCGGGTCGCCCGCAGGGCGGGCACGGTCTCGCTGCGGGCCAGGGCCGCGTACGCGGGCGCGCCGAGCAGGTCGAGCAGTCCGTCGGCGGTGAAGGAGGCGGCCAGCAGCGCGTCCCTCAGGCGCGCGGCGATGTCGGGCCGGTCGGCGGCGGGCAGGGAAGCGGGTCCGGTGTCAGTCACGCCCCCATTGTGGCCCGCGGCGGGCCGCCGGGGCGGACTCCGCGCGGGCCGTTCGCCGACGTCAGCCGGTCGCCGCCGAGCCGGTGGGCTGTGCCGCCGCGGACGCGGCGACCTTGCAGCTGGGCTGCTCGGCCATGGCTTCCTTGACCTCGCCCTGCTCCAGCCGCTTCAGCGCCTCGGTGCCGTCGTCGCCCTGCTTGCCGACCTCCTTGGTCTGCCCGGCGACCGTCTTCAGGCCCTTGGCGAACTTGCCCTGGTCCTTGGTGTCGAGCCCCTCGACCGTCTTCTTCAGCTCGGTGTACGACGTGGCAAGGCCGGCCAGGTTCCTGGCGGCGTCCTTCTGGAGCTTGGCTCCGCCGTCGATGCCGGGGGGCGCGCCGGCGCTGTCGAGGGCGCCCGCGAGGGCCTTGTAGCCGTCGGCGAGGTTCTGGAAGGCCTCGACGTACGTCTTCTGGGCCTCCTTGGGCGGAAGGTTGCTGTCCGTGGCGATGGACGCGATCGACGCGTTGGCCGACTTGATCCTGGCGCTCTGGGCGGGCACGGCGTCGCACACCGTCTTGGCCCAGGACACCAGCTTGGGGTCGGGCCCCTTGTCTTCGCTGCCGCCGCACCCCGTCAGCGCGACTGCCAGTACCGCACCGCTGGACAGTGCGGCCGCGAGCTTCTTGTTCACCGGATTGGTCCCTTCCATGGCTCTCGGCCCCCGGAATCTACACGGCGGGCGGCCTCGCCCCCGCTACCGGGCGAGAGATCAGCCAGCTTTTATGACCTTTTGTGCCATGGGAGAGAAGGCTCACGACGTGGCCGGGCCCACACGGCAAGACGGGCGGTCGGCGCGTCAGCACGCGCCGGCCGCCCGTCCGTCACCCGGGTCCTGCCGGTCCGGGCTAGGAAACCACCGCCGCGTCGGGCGAGTTGGTGACCCGCTCGGCGTTGTCCTCGTCACCGACGGCGATGCCACGCCGCTTGGAGACGTACACGGCCACGATGATCACCAGGAGCGCGAAGACCGCGATACCGATCCGCACACCGAGGTTCTTGTCGTCGCCGTAGGAAAACCTGATCACCGCCGGCGCGATGAGCAGCGCGACCAGGTTCATGACCTTCAGCAGCGGATTGATCGCGGGTCCGGCGGTGTCCTTGAAGGGGTCGCCGACCGTGTCCCCGATCACCGTGGCCGCGTGCGCCTCGCTGCCCTTTCCGCCGTGGTGGCCGTCCTCCACCAGCTTCTTGGCGTTGTCCCAGGCGCCGCCGGAGTTGGCGAGGAACACCGCCATCAGCGTGCCCGCGCCGATGGCACCGGCGAGGTAGGAGCCGAGCGCGCCGACACCGAGCGTGAACCCGATGAAGATCGGCGCCATGACGGCGAGCAGACCGGGCGTGGCCAGCTCGCGCAGGGCGTCCTTGGTGCAGATGTCGACGACCTTGCCGTACTCGGGCTTCTCGGTGTAGTCCATGATCCCGGGCTTCTCGCGGAACTGCCGCCGCACCTCGAACACCACCGAACCGGCCGAGCGCGAAACGGCGTTGATGGCCAGCCCGGAGAACAGGAAGACGACCGCGGCGCCCGCGACCAGCCCGACCAGGTTGTTGGGCTGCGAGATGTCCAGCGACAGGCTGAGCGGCGAGCCCGGCCCGGTCAGTTTGGCGCCGACGTCCTGCACGTTGGTGGTGATCGCATCGCGGTACGACCCGAACAGCGCCGCCGCGGCGAGCACGGCGGTGGCGATGGCGATGCCCTTGGTGATGGCCTTGGTGGTGTTGCCGACCGCGTCCAGGTTGGTGAGCACCTGCGCGCCCGCGCCCTCGACGTCACCGGACATCTCGGCGATGCCCTGCGCGTTGTCGGAGACCGGCCCGAAGGTGTCCATGGCGACGATCACGCCGACCGTGGTGAGCAGGCCGGTGCCGGCCAGGGCCACCGCGAACAGCGCCAGCATGATCGACGTACCGCCGAGCAGGAACGCGCCGTACACCCCGAGCCCGATGAGCAGGGCGGTGTACACGGCCGATTCCAGTCCGACCGAGATGCCGGACAGGACGACGGTGGCCGGCCCGGTCAGGGAGGTCTTGCCGATGTCCCGCACCGGGCGGCGGGTGGTCTCGGTGAAGTAGCCGGTCAGCTGCTGGATGACGGCGGCGAGCAGGATGCCGATGGCGACCGCGACCAGCGCGAGGACGCGCGGGTCGCCGTCCTTGCCCTTGATCGCCGCGTCGGTGACGCCGTCCAGGCCGGCGTAGCTTCCCGGCAGGTAGACGAAGACGGCCACCGCGACCAGCGCCAACGAGATCACCGCGGAGATGAAGAAACCGCGGTTGATCGCGGTCATGCCGCTGCGGTCGGCGCGGCGCGGGGCGACCGCGAAGATGCCGATCATCGCCGTGATCACGCCGATGGCGGGCACCAGCAGCGGGAAGGCCAGTCCGAAGTCGCCGAAGGCGGTCTTGCCGAGGATCAGCGCGGCCACCAGGGTCACGGCGTACGACTCGAAGAGGTCGGCCGCCATGCCCGCGCAGTCGCCGACGTTGTCGCCCACGTTGTCGGCGATGGTCGCGGCATTGCGCGGGTCGTCCTCCGGAATGCCCTGCTCGACCTTGCCGACCAGGTCGGCGCCGACGTCGGCGGCCTTGGTGAAGATGCCGCCGCCCACCCGCATGAACATGGCGATCAGGGCGGCGCCGAGGCCGAAGCCCTCCAGCACCTTCGGCGCGTCGGCGGCGTACACCAGCACCACGCAGGAGGCGCCCAGCAGGCCGAGCCCCACCGTGAACATGCCGACGACGCCGCCCGTGCGAAACGCGATCTTCATCGCGGTGTGCGAGACGGTGGTGAGATCCTTTCGCGGTTCGCCTTCCGCGGGAGTCGCTTCCCGGGCCGCCGCGGCGACCCGCACGTTGCTGCGCACGGCGAGCCACATGCCGATATAGCCGGTGGCCGCCGAGAACGCCGCTCCGATCAGGAAGAACACCGAGCGGCCGGCCCGCTGATTCCAGTCGTCCGCGGGCAGCAGCATGAGCAGGAAGAACACGACGACGGCGAATACGCCGAGCGTGCGCAACTGCCGGGCGAGATAGGCCTTGGCGCCTTCCTGGACCGCCTCGGCGATCCGTTTCATGCTGTCGGTTCCCTCGCCCGCCGCGAGTACCTGCCGGACCAGGACCCCCGCGACCACCAGCGCGGCCAGGGCGACGGCCGCGATAACGGCGACGATGATCCGATTGTCGTCGGTCAGGACCGCTGCTGCGAGAGAAGTGGGATGACCCAGATGAGGGGTAGAAAGCCCCGCCATTCGTCCTCCTTGACGCTTGGGCTGAGCTCAAGATGTGGACGGATTGTAGGTACCCCGGAGTGATCTAAACAGGGGACGGTAAACGGATTCGGCCTGCTCGCGCTCTTCAGCAAATGATCGAGAGAACGACATGGAACCCGAAAGAAGTAATGCCCTCAGGGCATTGACGGCCGCATTGGCGCTTGATCAAATTATCGGGCTATTGATCGTGAATTCCTTCACGAATTCCGGAGCGGCCGGAAAATACGACGAGGGCCCTGCTGAGCAGGGCCCTCGCGGGTGCGGCTGCGCCGTCGGTCAGACGAGCGCCGTGGCCGGCGGTGTCGTCGGCCAGGTCATGCGGATCAGTCCGCCGTTCGGTCCGGTGGTGACCTCCACGTCGTCGACGAGGCCGCTGATGACCGCCAGGCCCATCTCGTCCTCCTCGACCTCGGTCTCGCCGTCCCGTGCGGTGCCGGGCGCGTCACCGCCCGCGACGGCGTGCGGCGCCTCGTCGCCGACCTCGATGGAGAACTGTTTCTCCTCTTCGATCAGCGCCACCTTCACCGGTGCCGTGACGCCGCTGCTCTGGTGCAGTCCCACCGCGCGGGAGCACGCCTCCCCCACGGCCAGGCGCACCTCGTCCAGGACGGCCTCGTCCACTCCCGCCCTGCGTGCCACCGCTGCCGCCACCAGCCGGGCGGTCCGGACGTGTTCGGGCAGCGCGCTGAAGCGGAGTTCGACGGTGGCCATGCATCCCCCTCGCGACTACGGGCGTGCGGTCGGGGACGGGGCCGCCGCCGGGCGACCGCACCCCCTGGTGTCCTTGCTCTACCCCGGGCCGCCCTGTCCGCAGCGTCTGGTCTGCGTCATCCGCGTCGTCGGCGTCCGCGTCGTCGGCGCGGCCCAGGACGGGACCGGCCGACGACGGGCCCCGGAGGGAGCCCGGCGCCGGCGACCGGTCCCGGAATCGGCCTGCGGCCGATCAGTCGGTGGCCTGCACCGCTTCCTCGACCGTGGTGTGGATCGGGAACACCTTGGTGAGGCCGGTGATACGGAAGATCTTGAGAATGCGCTCCTGGTTGCAGACCAGGCGCAGCGAGCCCTCATGGGCACGCACCCGCTTCAGGCCGCCGACCAGCACGCCGAGCCCGGTGGAGTCGAGGAAGTCCACGCCCTCCATGTCGACGACGAGGTGGAAACTCCCGTCATTCACCAGCTCGACCAGCTGCTCGCGCAGCTTGGGCGCGGTATACACGTCGATTTCGCCACCGACTCGGACGACCGTACGATCGCCGACGGTCTCGGTCGACAGGGACAGGTCCACGGATCCTCCAGCACCTTGCTATCGAGCGTTTGTCCCTCGGGCACCTCGGCTTGCGGCCCCCGGGACGCTTCGCCAGCCGCGATGGCATTCAATCACTTACCGGCAGGCGTGCACGACGCCTTGACTCCATTGTCCGTCACACCAGTGACACACTCGGTGCCGATGGCCAAGAATCACCGATCCGATCGAACCCCGGCGGGCCCGGCGTCCCGACCGTCTCCGGGCGCGGTCCTGGACCGGCTCGCCTCCGGGCCGAGCCGGGCTGCGCGCATCACTCATACGGAGCACTTGCCCCCGCGCGCGGGCCGCCATGCCGTCTGGCCTGACCGGATTCGCCCCGAGGTGATCGCGGCCGTCCAGGCGTGCGGAATCGCGCATCCCTGGGCACACCAGGCACAGGCGGCCGAGCACGCCCTCGACGGCAACTCCGTGGTCGTCGCCACCGGCACCGCCTCCGGCAAGTCCCTCGCCTATCTCGTGCCCGTCCTGTCCACCCTCCTGGACGGGTCCGAGGCCCCGAACGGACGCGGCACCACCGCCCTCTACCTGGCGCCCACCAAGGCGCTCGCGGCGGACCAGTGCCGGTCGGTGAAGGAACTTTCACAACCTCTCGGCACCTCGGTACGCCCCGCCGTGTACGACGGCGACACCCCGTTCGAGGAACGGGAGTGGATCCGGCAGTACGCCAACTACGTCCTCACCAACCCGGACATGCTGCACCGCGGGATACTTCCCTCCCACCCTCGCTGGTCCTCCTTCCTGAAGTCGCTCCGGTACGTCGTCATCGACGAGTGCCACACCTACCGCGGTGTGTTCGGCTCGCACGTCGCCCAGGTGCTGCGCCGACTGCGCCGCCTGTGCGCCCGCTACGGCTCCTCCCCCGTGTTCCTGCTGGCCTCGGCGACCTCCGCCGAGCCCGCGGCCTCCGCCCGCCGGCTGACCGGCCTGCCGGTGCTGGAGGTCGCCGACGACGCCTCCCCGCGCGGTGAGCTGGTCTTCGCCCTCTGGGAGCCCCCGCTCACCGAGTTGCAGGGCGAGAAGGGCGCTCCCGTACGGCGCACCGCCACCGCCGAGACCGCCGATCTGCTGACCGACCTGACCGTGCAGGGCGTGCGCTCGGTCGCCTTCGTCCGCTCCCGGCGCGGCGCCGAGCTGATCTCGGTCATCGCCCAGGAGCGGCTCGCCGAGGTCGACCGCTCCCTGGTCCGGCGTGTCGCGGCCTACCGCGGCGGCTACCTCCCCGAAGAACGCCGCGCCCTGGAACGCGCCCTGCACTCCGGCGAACTCCTCGGTCTCGCGGCGACGACGGCCCTGGAGCTGGGCGTGGACGTCTCCGGCCTGGACGCGGTGGTGATCGCCGGCTACCCGGGCACGCGCGCGTCCCTGTGGCAGCAGGCGGGTCGCGCGGGCCGCTCCGGCCAGGGCGCCCTGGCGGTCCTCGTCGCCCGCGACGACCCGCTGGACACCTTCCTCGTCCATCACCCCGAGGCCCTGTTCGACCAACCGGTGGAGTCGACGGTCCTCGACCCCGACAACCCCTACGTCCTCGCCCCGCACCTGTGCGCCGCCGCCGCGGAGCTGCCGCTGACCGAGGAGGACCTGGAGCTCTTCGGTCCCGGCTGCGCGGACGTGCTGCCGCAGCTGGAGGCCGCGAAGCTGCTGCGCCGCCGCACCCGGGCCTGGCACTGGACCCGCCGGGAGCGGGCCGCCGACCTCACCGACATCCGCGGCGCCGGGGGCCGCCCGGTGCAGATCGTGGAGTCCGGCACGGGCCGGCTGCTCGGCACGGTCGACGCGGGCGCCGCGCACTCCTCGGTCCACGAGGGCGCCGTCCACCTGCACCAGGGCCGCACCTACCTGGTGCGCTCCCTGGACCTGGAGGACTCCGTCGCCCTGGTCGAGCAGGCCGACCCGCCGTACTCGACCGTCGCCCGCGACACCACGTCGATCTCCATCCTGGAGACGGACACCGAGATCCCGTGGGGCTCCGGCCGCCTGTGCTTCGGCTCGGTGGAGGTCACCAACCAGGTGGTCTCCTATCTGCGTCGGCGCCTCATCACCGGCGAGGTGCTGGGCGAGACGAAACTCGACCTCCCTCCTCGTACGCTGCGCACCCGCGCGGTGTGGTGGACGGTCACCGAGGACCAGCTGGACGAGGCCCGGATCACCCCGGAGATCCTCGGCGGCTCCCTGCACGCCGCCGAGCACGCCTCCATCGGCATGCTGCCCCTCTTCGCGACCTGCGACCGCTGGGACATCGGCGGAGTCTCCGTGCCGCTGCACCCCGACACCCTCCTGCCCACGGTCTTCGTCTACGACGGCCACCCCGGCGGCGCGGGCTTCGCCGAGCGCGCCTTCCACACCGCCCGCACCTGGCTGTCCGCCACCCGCGAGGCCATCGCCTCCTGCGAGTGCGAGGCCGGCTGCCCGTCCTGCATCCAGTCCCCCAAGTGCGGCAACGGCAACGACCCACTGCACAAGCGGGGGGCGGTACGACTTCTCACGGTGCTGCTGCGGGGAGCGGCGGCGGAGCCGGCGGACGGGGTGGGTGCGGGTTAGGGGCGGAGGGGGAACCAAGGCTGGTCAGGGTTGTGGCCAGGGGCTGGTCAGGGGCTGGGCGGTTCCGGGTGCGCTCCCGGTCCGGCGGGCGGCACGCCCCGGAACCCGTCCGGGATCATCGGCGGCACCGGCCCCGGCGGGCCCGCTCTCGCCCTGACCTCCGCCGCGAACGGCCCTCTCCCTACGGCCGCCGTCACGTCCGAGGTGTCACCCACGATCGCGCACCGCACCAGCCGTACCCCTTGGGCCGCCGCCAGCCGCCCGGCGCGGGCGCAGGCCACGGTGCCGCCCTCGGCCCAGTGGTCCGCCGCCGCGAGCGCCGCCAGGTCCGCGCCGCCGGCCGCCCGGTGCCGTACGGCGACGGCCTGCCCGTAGAAGAGCACCGCGCCGAACACCGCGCACAACAAGGCCATCGCCCCCAGGCTCCACACGGTGGCCGACCCCCGGTCGGCCCCCCACCGCCACGCCACGCCCGCGTGCACGCGGCCCGGCACCGACGCACGACGTCCCCGGCCGAACCACGACCACCGGGACACCGCCCGCGCCGCCTCCACGCAGATCCACCGGCCCGGCACCCCACGCCCAGACTCCCGGGTCGCGGCACACCTCCGCCGACCACACTCCCGCCGGCCACGCCCTTGCCCGGGCGTTTCCTCACGGTGCCCCCGGCCGGCCCGCCACCGGCCCAGTCGGCCGCGTCCACCCCCGGGCGCCCTCGTGTCTTCCCGTACGCCGTCGGCGGGCCGCTGTTCGCCGGTCAGCTCGTACCCGCGCCTCACGGCAGCGCCTCCCCCGTGCGC
This window harbors:
- the topA gene encoding type I DNA topoisomerase, with product MSPTSETAHGGRRLVIVESPAKAKTIKGYLGPGYTVEASVGHIRDLPNGAAEVPEKYTGEVRRLGVDVEHDFQPIYVVNADKKAQVKKLKDLLKDSDELFLATDEDREGEAIAWHLQEVLKPKIPVKRMVFHEITKDAIRAAVANPRQLNQKLVDAQETRRILDRLYGYEVSPVLWKKVMPRLSAGRVQSVATRLVVERERERIAFRSAEYWDLTGTFATGRAGDPSDPSSLVARLQTVDGRRVAQGRDFDSVGQLKSAGTLHLDEATARGLAAALENTRFSVRSVESKPYRRSPYAPFRTTTLQQEASRKLGFGAKATMQIAQKLYENGYITYMRTDSTTLSDTAISAARAQVTQLYGADYLPPQPRTYAAKVKNAQEAHEAIRPSGDRFRTPAETGLTGDQFRLYELIWKRTVASQMKDATGDSVTVKIGGTSADGRDVEFSASGKTITFHGFLKAYVEGADDPNAELDDRERRLPQVAEGDALSAERITADGHATKPPARYTEASLVKELEEREIGRPSTYASIIGTILDRGYVFKKGTALVPSFLSFAVVNLLEKHFGRLVDYDFTAKMEDDLDRIAAGEAQAVPWLKRFYFGEGRGVGSAAEAGNGDGDHLGGLKELVTDLGAIDAREVSSFPVGNGIVLRVGRYGPYIERGEKDTEEHQRADIPDDLAPDELTVELAEELLAKPSGDFELGTDPETGHQIVAKAGRYGPYVTEVLPEGTPKTGKNAVKPRTASLFKSMSLDTVTLEDALKLMSLPRVVGTDADGVEITAQNGRYGPYLKKGTDSRSLQSEDQIFTITLEEAQAIYAQPKQRGRAAAKPPLKELGEDPVSGKPVVVKDGRFGPYVTDGETNATLRSGDSVETITPERGFELLAEKRAKGPAKKTAKKATAKKTAPAKKTAAKKTTAKKTTAAAKKTTAKKTTAKKTTAAKASGSGAED
- a CDS encoding N5-glutamine methyltransferase family protein; the protein is MTDTGPASLPAADRPDIAARLRDALLAASFTADGLLDLLGAPAYAALARSETVPALRATRGDTPLETLVRLFLLQQPVPHARVAAVLPVQEALEAGWLRRVGGDEVAATVDVRPYGGPGGEDWFIVSDLGCAVGGAGGIGQHEEGVVLGVGGASTTLAGITVRTPVASALDLGTGSGIQALHAAQHATRVTATDLNPRALHITALTLALSGAPAAELREGSLFEPVRDDETFDLIVSNPPFVISPGARLTYRDGGMGGDDLCRSLVRQAGERLAEGGFAQFLANWQHVAGEDWQDRLRSWVPRGCDAWIVQREVQDVTQYAELWLRDAGDHRGDPAEYQARYDAWLDEFEARKVRAVGFGWITLRKTGSAEPVVTVEEWPHPVEQPLGETIRAHFDRLDYLRDHDDAALLDSRFKLAPEVVQEQVGLPGAEDPEHVVLRQHRGMRRATKVDTVGAGFAGVCDGTLSAGRILDAIAQLVGEDAVLLRDRTPAQIRLLVEQGFLEPAAH
- a CDS encoding small secreted protein — encoded protein: MEGTNPVNKKLAAALSSGAVLAVALTGCGGSEDKGPDPKLVSWAKTVCDAVPAQSARIKSANASIASIATDSNLPPKEAQKTYVEAFQNLADGYKALAGALDSAGAPPGIDGGAKLQKDAARNLAGLATSYTELKKTVEGLDTKDQGKFAKGLKTVAGQTKEVGKQGDDGTEALKRLEQGEVKEAMAEQPSCKVAASAAAQPTGSAATG
- a CDS encoding sodium-translocating pyrophosphatase — protein: MAGLSTPHLGHPTSLAAAVLTDDNRIIVAVIAAVALAALVVAGVLVRQVLAAGEGTDSMKRIAEAVQEGAKAYLARQLRTLGVFAVVVFFLLMLLPADDWNQRAGRSVFFLIGAAFSAATGYIGMWLAVRSNVRVAAAAREATPAEGEPRKDLTTVSHTAMKIAFRTGGVVGMFTVGLGLLGASCVVLVYAADAPKVLEGFGLGAALIAMFMRVGGGIFTKAADVGADLVGKVEQGIPEDDPRNAATIADNVGDNVGDCAGMAADLFESYAVTLVAALILGKTAFGDFGLAFPLLVPAIGVITAMIGIFAVAPRRADRSGMTAINRGFFISAVISLALVAVAVFVYLPGSYAGLDGVTDAAIKGKDGDPRVLALVAVAIGILLAAVIQQLTGYFTETTRRPVRDIGKTSLTGPATVVLSGISVGLESAVYTALLIGLGVYGAFLLGGTSIMLALFAVALAGTGLLTTVGVIVAMDTFGPVSDNAQGIAEMSGDVEGAGAQVLTNLDAVGNTTKAITKGIAIATAVLAAAALFGSYRDAITTNVQDVGAKLTGPGSPLSLSLDISQPNNLVGLVAGAAVVFLFSGLAINAVSRSAGSVVFEVRRQFREKPGIMDYTEKPEYGKVVDICTKDALRELATPGLLAVMAPIFIGFTLGVGALGSYLAGAIGAGTLMAVFLANSGGAWDNAKKLVEDGHHGGKGSEAHAATVIGDTVGDPFKDTAGPAINPLLKVMNLVALLIAPAVIRFSYGDDKNLGVRIGIAVFALLVIIVAVYVSKRRGIAVGDEDNAERVTNSPDAAVVS
- a CDS encoding ATP-binding protein; translated protein: MATVELRFSALPEHVRTARLVAAAVARRAGVDEAVLDEVRLAVGEACSRAVGLHQSSGVTAPVKVALIEEEKQFSIEVGDEAPHAVAGGDAPGTARDGETEVEEDEMGLAVISGLVDDVEVTTGPNGGLIRMTWPTTPPATALV